GCCGTAACGTGACGATACCGGCAGGATGCGAGGATATTAATGACTGGCGTGCTCAATAAGCCTCTTTATCTACCTCGCATCCTCAAATCTCCCGACTAAACCGACTCCAGCGCCAACAATTCTTCCAGCGTCTGACGGCGGCGGATCAACCGCGGTTCGCCATGTTCGAACAACACTTCCGGCAGTAGCGGTCGGCTGTTGTAATTAGAGGACATGGAGGCGCCATAAGCGCCGGTGTCGTGAAAGACCAGATAATCCCCTACCCGTGCATCCGGCAATGGGATGGTTTCCACGCCGCCGCCCGCCTGCTGAGTAAACACGTCCCCGGATTCGCACAGCGGCCCGGCAATGACGCTGTCGCGCAGCGCGGCCTGGCCGAGATCGCGGCTGTCCCCCGCCAGCAGGGATACGTGGTGATAACTGCCGTACATCGCCGGGCGCATCAGGTCATTAAATCCCGCATCGACCAGCACGAAATGGCGGTTTCCCATCGCTTTTACGGCCCGAACTTCGGCCACCAGCACACCAGACTCCGCGACCAGAAAGCGGCCCGGCTCGATTTCCAACGTCACCGGATGCCCCAGATGGGCCGCTATCTTTTCACGCGCCGCATTCCACAAACCGAAATAGTGTCCGGTATCAATCGATTCCTCACCTTCACGATAGGGAATAGACAATCCACCGCCGGCGGAAATTGCCTGCACATCCTGCCCCAGCGAGATAACCTGCTGGACCATCGCGTCACACACCTGTTCCAGATGGCCGTAGTCTACGCCGGAACCAATGTGCATGTGAATTCCCACCAATTCCAGGCGATAGCGCTGAATTTGCGCCAGCGCCAGCGGCAAATCGCCGTACCAGATGCCATGCTTACTGTTTTCGCCGCCGGTATTGGTTTTCTGGCTGTGGCCGTGACCAAAACCAGGATTAACCCGCAGCCAGACCGGATGGCCCGGCGACTGACACCCTAACTGTTCCAGCATATCCACCGAACCGGCGTTGACCGGAATATTCAGCGCCGCGACCCGCTGTAATGTCGGGCGATCAAGCACATCGGCGGTAAAGACGATTTCGTGCGCCTCGGTGCCCGGCACAAAACCCGCCGCCAGCGCGCGTTCAATTTCACCCAGCGACACCGAGTCCACTTTCACGCCCTGCTGACGCATCAAACGTAGAATGTGCGTATTGGAACAGGCTTTCTGCGCAAAACGAATGGTATCGAACTGGCGCAGTTGCGCGATGCGTTCAACAATGGTTTGCGCATCATAAGCCCAGACCGGGCAGCCAAAACGGGCGGGAAGTTGACGCAGGTTTTGAGCGTTCAGCGCGTGCGTCATGTCATTCAGATTGTGCGGCATGATTTTTATTACCAATTATGCATTAGGGTTTGAAATTATTGTTTACCACTATAAAAATTACCAAAATGGTAAACAAATATCGTTTAAGGCAGAGTCTATTCATTTATGATATGGATTGAGGCACTGGATCAGGAGGGGGCATGGCGGCAATATCACTGCGGCACATTGAGATTTTCCATGCGGTTATGACCACGGGCAATGTGACGGAGGCGGCGACGTTGCTGAACACGTCACAGCCGACGGTCAGCCGTGAACTGGCGCGGTTTGAAAAGCTGATTCAGATGCCCCTGTTCGAGCGGGTGCGTGGGCGGTTGTATCCCACGGCGCAAGGGTTGCAGTTGTTTGAAGAGGTGCAGCGCTCCTATTACGGGCTGGACAGAATTATCAACGCCGCCAGCGATATCCGCCGTTTTCAGCAGGCTCAGCTTTCAATCGCCTGCCTGCCTGTATTTTCTCAGTCGCTGTTGCCTGACGTGTGTAAACCGTTATTGACCCGCTATCCCCGGCTCAGCCTGCATATCATTCCGCAAGAATCGCCGCTGCTGGAAGAGTGGCTCTCCGCGCAACGATACGATCTAGGGCTGACAGAAAATAACCTGGCCCCGGCCGGCACGGAGAGGCAGACGCTGATGCAGTTGAATGAAGTCTGCGTATTGCCCGCCGGGCATCCTTTGACGGAAAAAACCGTACTCACTCCCGCCGATTTTGCCGGTGAACCATTTATCAGCCTGTCCAGCGCCGACAGCTATCGTCAACTACTGGATAAACTGTTTCAGGAACATGGCGTGGCGCGACAAATGGTGCTGGAAACACACAGCGCGGCCTCGGTCTGCGCGATGGTTCGCGCAGGCGTCGGCATCTCGATGGTCAATCCGCTGACCGCATTGGATTACGCCACATCCGGCGTTGTCGTGCGCCCTTTCAGTATTGAGGTTCCTTTCACCGTCAGTCTGATCCGTCCCCTGCATCGCCCCGCCTCGGCGCTGGTGGATACCTTTATTCATCAGCTTAAACAGTATGCCGCTGGCGTCACCGTGCGTTTACGGCAGGCGCTACAACCTTGACGAACTGAACACAGTAATGATTTACCGGGGCAAGGAAAAACATGCGCCGTTGAGCGGGTAAGGCTTATAACCCGGAGTAAAAGCGATTGGGTATAGTGCGCTAATGAATGCAGCATGATATTGACGATCCGCTCTGCGGCTGGCGCGTCAGTCAATACCCTGGACACTGATCGCCCTCATCGCCGCCGGGCTTTCTCTGACGTCCCCTCCAGAAAAGCAGCCATTTTATGGTATAGTGCGCGCTACTTCTTTCTTTTATGACATTTCCCCTCAGGGGGAAACTGACGCAACCACTGACCTGATAAAAGCCATGCCGCAACATCATAGCCAAGCCACCCAACATCAGCGCATAGCCTCCCCCACCGCATTCTCTCTGGGACGCTTCTCCGTCGCGCCGATGCTGGACTGGACCGATCGCCATTGCCGCTATTTTCTTCGCCGGCTGAGCCGCCATACTCTGTTGTATACCGAAATGGTCACCACCGGCGCCATTATTCACGGAAAGGGAAACTACCTGGCTTATAATGAGGAAGAGCACCCGCTGGCGTTACAGTTGGGCGGCAGCGATCCTGCGGCACTGGCCGACTGCGCGCGGATGGCCGAAGAGTGTGGTTATGATGAGGTGAATCTGAACGTCGGCTGCCCGTCCGATCGCGTGCAAAATGGTCGCTTCGGCGCCTGCCTGATGGCGGAAGCGGCGCTGGTGGCGGACTGCATCAAAGCCATGCAGGATCGGGTTTCGATCCCGGTCACGGTGAAAACGCGCATTGGTATCGACAATCGGGACAGCTATGAATTTCTGTGCGATTTTATCCAGACCGTGGCCGTTCGCGGCGGCTGCAATACGTTTATCGTCCACGCCCGTAAAGCCTGGCTATCCGGCCTGAGTCCAAAAGAAAACCGCGAAATTCCGCCGCTGGATTATCCACGCGTTTACCAACTTAAACGAGATTTTCCGGCGCTGACGATTGTCATTAACGGCGGTATCAAAACGCTGGAAGAGGCCAAAACCCATCTGCAATATCTGGATGGCGTGATGATGGGGCGCGAAGCTTACCAAAACCCCGGCATATTGGCGCAGGTGGACCGCGAACTGTTCGGCGAACAGACGGCCAGCCCGAATATCGTCGCCGTCGTGGAATCCATGTATCCCTATATCGAACGGGAGCTCTCAAATGGCGCCGCGTTAGGCCATATCACCCGCCATATGCTCGGTCTGTTTCAGGGGGTGCCGGGCGCGCGTCAGTGGCGGCGTTACCTAAGTGAAAATGCGCACAAGCCCGGCGCGGATGCCGCGGTGGTTGGGCGCGCACTGGCTTTGGTAAACCATTCCACAGATTGAAAAAACGAACAGTTAGTCTTTTTGACTAACAGCGTCCTCTCCCGCCTCTGACTGTCGCTGATAAATCAACAAGTTATCAGCGAAAAATTCTGGCACGATTCTTGTATTACATTATAACCGCCATGGCGTTTCGCTATCGACGACAGGCGATGAATCACGCTTAACAAGCAAAAATATTCAACCACCACAGGAGCACACCAATGTTGGAGCTTTTCTTTGTTATTGGATTTTTTATCATGCTGATGGTGACGGGCGTGTCGCTGTTGGGTGTTATCGCGGCATTGTTTGTCGCTTCCCTTTTTATGCTGATTGGCGGGCTGTTTGCTATGGCGATTAAAGTGCTGCCGTGGTTGCTGTTGGCGGTGGCCGTAGTATGGTTGTGGCGTCGGTGGCAGCGCAAACCGCGATACAATTCACACCGCTACGCTTTCCGCAACCGCAAAAGCAATGAGTGGTAAATCATAGTGAAATCTGTATAACGCACGGTTTTTGGGGCAAAACCGACTTTGCCGAATACGATGTTTAATACCCGTCATAGCGTAAATCGCATGTCCGCTGCCTTTGTTACTCGGCCCATACCTGGCTTCGCCCCAAAGGGGCCGCCGCAATCGGCATTCAAGCCTGTTCCCGACGAACTGATCCTTCGATAGCCGCCTTTCGGCGGCTCGAATTATTTAGGCCGTATCATACTGATTCTTTACTATAAGTAATTTTATAAATACCAGACTGCCAGGGTTGCAGTAGCATATTTTGATATTTCCTCTTACCGGTATTTTGCCATTATTTCCCGTTATCACAGAATCTGTGATAATATTTTCAGGCAGTCGAAAACTCACTTTCTCCGATCTGAAGTTAACGACGACGAAATAATTTTCTTATCTAACTCTCGCGTATAAGAGTAGACAGCGTCATTACCCATAACCACATCATGGTAACTGCCCTATGTCATAGCTGGTATATCATGCCGAATTTTTATTAATTTTTTATAATAACTATAAATTGAATCAGGATCGTTTATCTGAACGGCAAGATTAATCGTCTGGCAATTAGGATTTAATTTTAACCAGGGTATCCCAGTCGTAAACCCAGCAGTGACTTTATTATCCCACGGATAAGGCATTCTGCTGTTTTGTCTGGCTGTAGTTTTGATGTTTTTCATAAACTCATCAGAACGAACCAATCCAGTTTGAACGTGATTTTTCCAGTTGTAGGGAATATTATCTTTTATATCAATATGCTGTGCCATACGCGCAATAGATTTGCCGCTTTCGAGCAGCAACTCCACGGCCCTGCGCTTGAACTCCGGGGTATATTGTTGTCTTAACATAGTAACCTGGCTTTCGTTGATTGATTTGAAAACAAGGTGGGCGCTAAATCAAGGACAGATCACTTAAATAAACCTGATAAAAGACAGCGTTTTTCCACCAACCAAGATAGTTATCATGTTGATTCCCCAAACATTGCGAACTCACTGCGTCTTTACTTTCAGTTTCTGCGTCTCCTTTAAAAGAGATAAAAAACAAACGCTATTATATATAAAAAATAGAAGTGTCGTTCCATAATAACTCCCTTTAAAATAGATTTTTATATATTGCCATTTCTTGCAAACATCAGGATGCAAATAGCTTACCTCATCAGGTAATTCACTACGTCGTAGTCTTCATTGAAAGTGTCAAGAATTTGCAACTTGAAGTTCCACTCGCATATTAATTGCACCCAGTTTACAACGAAATAAAATTCGCCGCCTTCCAACGGAAGGCTTTTTGCTATTCCGACATCCGTGTCGTTTGGTTACCGCTCCGGTATCAACAAACAGGAACCCTGCGTGCTGCGGCTCTCCAGAGCACGGTGCGCGGCCTGAGCATCGCCCAGCGCGAATGCCTGCTCCGGTGCGACGTCTACCTTGATCGCGCCGCTGGCGAGCATCGAGAACAGTTCGCTGCTCGCCTGATCCAGTTCGGCACGGTTAGTGACATAGCCATACAGCGACGGACGGGTCACGTACAGCGACCCCTTCTGATTGAGGATACCCAGATTGACGCCGGTCACCGGGCCGGAGGCGTTCCCAAAGCTCACCATCAACCCGCGGCGGCGCAGGCTGTCCAGAGAGGCTTCCCAGGTATCTTTCCCCACCGAATCATACACCACCGGAACCTTATTGCCGTTAGTCAGCTCCGCAACCCGTTGGGCGATGTTTTCAGTACGGTAGTTAATCGTCGCCCAGGCTCCCGCCTGTTTAGCGCGCTGCGCTTTTTCATCAGAACCCACAGTACCAATCAGTTTGGCGCCAAGCGCATTCGCCCACTGACAGGCGATCAACCCGACGCCGCCCGCCGCGGCATGAAATAGGAAGGTCTCACCGGGTTTGATCTCATAGGTCTGACGCAGCAGATAGTACACCGTCAGCCCTTTCAGAAAAGACGCCGCGGCCTGCTCAAAGCTAAGTGCATCCGGCAAAATGGCGACTTTCTCTTCCGCCACATTATGCACATCGCTGTAGGCGCCTAGCGCAGATTGCGCGTAAACCACACGGTCACCGACCTTGAGGTGACTGACGCCCGCCCCCACTCTGGTTACCACGCCGGCCGCTTCGGTTCCCAGGCCCGACGGCATCGACGGTGGCGGATACAATCCGCTGCGGATATAGGTATCAATATAATTGATGCCGATTGCGCGATTTTCCACCTGAACTTCTCCTGCCGCAGGATCATCAGGTGTAAAATCAACATATTGCAGAACTTCAGGGCCGCCATAAGCGCTGAATTGAACACGTTTTGCCATGCCATCTCCTCAACCATGACTGGTTCGTTGTCTCGTCACAATGCGTATTGCAGTGTGTCATTTCGTGCGTTCGGATATACAATGCTCCCTTATCCAATGGCAAATCAACCGGTAAAGAACGCTTTTCATGGCAGAAAAAAGACCAACCAAGAAATCGAATGAACCCCGTGACCGCCAAGTGGAAGGGTTGAAGCTTCCGCCACACTCGCTGGAAGCGGAACAATCGGTATTGGGTGGACTGATGCTCGATAATGAGCGCTGGGATAACGTGGCGGAGCGCGTCGTCGCCAACGATTTCTACAATCGCGCCCACCGCCTGATCTTCACCGAAATGCAGCGTCTGTTGGAAATGAACAGACCGATCGACCTGATCACGCTGTCTGAGTCACTGGAGCAGAAAGGCGATCTGGAGTCGGCCGGCGGTTTCGCTTATCTGGCCGAGTTAGCGAAAAACACCCCCAGCGCCGCCAACATTAATGCTTATGCCGACATCGTGCGTGAACGCGCGGTGGTGCGTGAAATGATTGCCGTCGCCAATGAAATCGCCGACGCGGGCTATGATCCGCAGGGGCGAAGTAGTGAAGACCTGCTCGATCTGGCCGAATCCCGCGTTTTCCAAATAGCCGAAAACCGTGCCAGCAAAGATGAGGGTCCGAAAAGCATCGATCGTATTCTGGAAGATACCGTTTCACGTATCGAACAGCTTTATCAGCGTCCGCATGACGGCGTGACCGGTGTTTCCACCGGCTATCAGGATCTGGACAAAAAGACCGCCGGTTTACAAAAATCCGACCTGATTATCGTGGCGGCGCGTCCTTCCATGGGGAAAACCACGTTCGCCATGAACCTGTGTGAAAACGCCGCAATGATGCAGGATAAGCCGGTGCTGATTTTCAGTCTGGAGATGCCCGGCGAACAGCTTATGATGCGTATGCTGGCTTCGCTGTCTCGCGTCAATCAAACCCGTATTCGTACCGGTCAGTTGGATGATGAAGACTGGGCGCGGATTTCCAGCACCATGGGCATTTTGCTGGAAAAACGCAACATGTACATCGACGATTCTTCCGGCCTGACGCCCACAGAAGTCCGCTCCCGCGCCCGTCGGGTCTTCCGCGAACATGACGGCCTGAGCCTGATTATGATCGACTACCTGCAATTGATGCGCGTACCGTCCCTGTCGGACAACCGTACGTTGGAAATTGCGGAAATATCCCGTTCACTCAAAGCATTGGCAAAAGAATTGCAAGTTCCCGTTGTCGCGCTGTCCCAGCTTAACCGAAGCCTGGAACAGCGCGCGGATAAACGGCCGGTAAACTCCGACCTGCGAGAATCCGGCTCCATCGAGCAGGATGCCGACCTGATTATGTTTATCTATCGTGATGAGGTTTATCATGAAAACAGCGACATGAAGGGAATTGCGGAAATTATTTTAGGGAAACAGCGTAACGGCCCCATTGGTTCCGTGCGCTTGACCTTTAACGGACAGTGGTCGCGCTTTGATAACTATGCCGGCCCACAATACGATGATGAATAGCGCACAATGATAATCATGCGTTAAGGATGAAGAATGAAAACGGCAACTGCCGTCATTAACCGCCGTGCTTTGCGTCATAACCTGCAACGAATCCGCCAACTGGCGCCTGAAAGCCGTCTGGTAGCGGTGGTAAAAGCCAATGCTTACGGTCACGGACTGATTGAAGCGGCACAAACCTTTCACGACGCTGACTGCTACGGCGTCGCACGGCTCTCGGAAGCGATGGCGCTGCGTGCAGCGGGGATTGCCAAACCTATCCTGCTGCTTGAAGGTTTTTTCTCCTCCGACGATCTTCCCCTGCTGGCAGCCAATCAGCTTGAAACCGCCGTTCACAGTGCCGAGCAACTCGCGGCGCTGGAACAGGCCTCGCTGCCCCGGCCGATCCGCGCGTGGATGAAACTCGACACGGGAATGCATCGCCTCGGCGTCCTGCCGGAACAGGCGGAAGCGTTCTGGCAGCGGCTGACCGCATGCCACAACGTGGTGCAACCGGTGAACATCATGAGCCATTTTTGCCGCGCCGATGAACAGGAATGCGACATGACGGAACGCCAACTGGCCTGTTTTGACGCGTTTGCGCAGGGTAAACCCGGCGCGCGATCCATCGCGGCATCCGGCGGTATTTTGCTGTGGCCGCAGGCACACCGCGATCAGGTTCGTCCCGGTATCATTCTGTATGGCGTTTCCCCACTCGATCACCTAGCCGCCGCCCATTTCGACTTTCAGCCCGCCATGACATTGACGTCACATTTGATCGCCGTGCGCGAGCACAAAGCGGGGGAATCCGTCGGCTATGGCGGCGCCTGGACCAGCAAGCGCGACACACGGCTCGGCGTCGTGGCTATCGGCTATGGTGACGGCTATCCGAGATGCGCGCCGGCGGGTACGCCGGTGTGGATAAACGGGCGTGAAGTTCCGCTCTCCGGCCGGGTTTCCATGGACATGATCACCGTCGACCTCGGCCCGGATGCCCAGGACCAGGTGGGCGATGAGGTTATCCTGTGGGGACAAGTCCTGCCGGTTGAGAAAATCGCCGCGCATACCGGCGTCAGCGCCTACGAGTTGATTACCCGCTTAACGCAGCGCACAAAGCTGGAATACCTGGACGATTAGCCGCGCCGTAAAAGGCAAGAAGACGAATGGATAAATGCGCAAGGAAGCGCCAGCGCGCTTCCTTATCTGGAACGTGATTACTGCCCGACCGCCAGCCACTCGCCGACAATTTTCTGATACGCGCCCGTCGCTTTGGTCAAGTGCAACCA
This is a stretch of genomic DNA from Brenneria rubrifaciens. It encodes these proteins:
- the lysA gene encoding diaminopimelate decarboxylase; the encoded protein is MPHNLNDMTHALNAQNLRQLPARFGCPVWAYDAQTIVERIAQLRQFDTIRFAQKACSNTHILRLMRQQGVKVDSVSLGEIERALAAGFVPGTEAHEIVFTADVLDRPTLQRVAALNIPVNAGSVDMLEQLGCQSPGHPVWLRVNPGFGHGHSQKTNTGGENSKHGIWYGDLPLALAQIQRYRLELVGIHMHIGSGVDYGHLEQVCDAMVQQVISLGQDVQAISAGGGLSIPYREGEESIDTGHYFGLWNAAREKIAAHLGHPVTLEIEPGRFLVAESGVLVAEVRAVKAMGNRHFVLVDAGFNDLMRPAMYGSYHHVSLLAGDSRDLGQAALRDSVIAGPLCESGDVFTQQAGGGVETIPLPDARVGDYLVFHDTGAYGASMSSNYNSRPLLPEVLFEHGEPRLIRRRQTLEELLALESV
- a CDS encoding LysR family transcriptional regulator; this encodes MAAISLRHIEIFHAVMTTGNVTEAATLLNTSQPTVSRELARFEKLIQMPLFERVRGRLYPTAQGLQLFEEVQRSYYGLDRIINAASDIRRFQQAQLSIACLPVFSQSLLPDVCKPLLTRYPRLSLHIIPQESPLLEEWLSAQRYDLGLTENNLAPAGTERQTLMQLNEVCVLPAGHPLTEKTVLTPADFAGEPFISLSSADSYRQLLDKLFQEHGVARQMVLETHSAASVCAMVRAGVGISMVNPLTALDYATSGVVVRPFSIEVPFTVSLIRPLHRPASALVDTFIHQLKQYAAGVTVRLRQALQP
- the dusA gene encoding tRNA dihydrouridine(20/20a) synthase DusA, whose product is MLDWTDRHCRYFLRRLSRHTLLYTEMVTTGAIIHGKGNYLAYNEEEHPLALQLGGSDPAALADCARMAEECGYDEVNLNVGCPSDRVQNGRFGACLMAEAALVADCIKAMQDRVSIPVTVKTRIGIDNRDSYEFLCDFIQTVAVRGGCNTFIVHARKAWLSGLSPKENREIPPLDYPRVYQLKRDFPALTIVINGGIKTLEEAKTHLQYLDGVMMGREAYQNPGILAQVDRELFGEQTASPNIVAVVESMYPYIERELSNGAALGHITRHMLGLFQGVPGARQWRRYLSENAHKPGADAAVVGRALALVNHSTD
- the pspG gene encoding envelope stress response protein PspG, producing the protein MLELFFVIGFFIMLMVTGVSLLGVIAALFVASLFMLIGGLFAMAIKVLPWLLLAVAVVWLWRRWQRKPRYNSHRYAFRNRKSNEW
- a CDS encoding transposase, producing MLRQQYTPEFKRRAVELLLESGKSIARMAQHIDIKDNIPYNWKNHVQTGLVRSDEFMKNIKTTARQNSRMPYPWDNKVTAGFTTGIPWLKLNPNCQTINLAVQINDPDSIYSYYKKLIKIRHDIPAMT
- a CDS encoding quinone oxidoreductase, with translation MAKRVQFSAYGGPEVLQYVDFTPDDPAAGEVQVENRAIGINYIDTYIRSGLYPPPSMPSGLGTEAAGVVTRVGAGVSHLKVGDRVVYAQSALGAYSDVHNVAEEKVAILPDALSFEQAAASFLKGLTVYYLLRQTYEIKPGETFLFHAAAGGVGLIACQWANALGAKLIGTVGSDEKAQRAKQAGAWATINYRTENIAQRVAELTNGNKVPVVYDSVGKDTWEASLDSLRRRGLMVSFGNASGPVTGVNLGILNQKGSLYVTRPSLYGYVTNRAELDQASSELFSMLASGAIKVDVAPEQAFALGDAQAAHRALESRSTQGSCLLIPER
- the dnaB gene encoding replicative DNA helicase, with amino-acid sequence MAEKRPTKKSNEPRDRQVEGLKLPPHSLEAEQSVLGGLMLDNERWDNVAERVVANDFYNRAHRLIFTEMQRLLEMNRPIDLITLSESLEQKGDLESAGGFAYLAELAKNTPSAANINAYADIVRERAVVREMIAVANEIADAGYDPQGRSSEDLLDLAESRVFQIAENRASKDEGPKSIDRILEDTVSRIEQLYQRPHDGVTGVSTGYQDLDKKTAGLQKSDLIIVAARPSMGKTTFAMNLCENAAMMQDKPVLIFSLEMPGEQLMMRMLASLSRVNQTRIRTGQLDDEDWARISSTMGILLEKRNMYIDDSSGLTPTEVRSRARRVFREHDGLSLIMIDYLQLMRVPSLSDNRTLEIAEISRSLKALAKELQVPVVALSQLNRSLEQRADKRPVNSDLRESGSIEQDADLIMFIYRDEVYHENSDMKGIAEIILGKQRNGPIGSVRLTFNGQWSRFDNYAGPQYDDE
- the alr gene encoding alanine racemase, with the protein product MKTATAVINRRALRHNLQRIRQLAPESRLVAVVKANAYGHGLIEAAQTFHDADCYGVARLSEAMALRAAGIAKPILLLEGFFSSDDLPLLAANQLETAVHSAEQLAALEQASLPRPIRAWMKLDTGMHRLGVLPEQAEAFWQRLTACHNVVQPVNIMSHFCRADEQECDMTERQLACFDAFAQGKPGARSIAASGGILLWPQAHRDQVRPGIILYGVSPLDHLAAAHFDFQPAMTLTSHLIAVREHKAGESVGYGGAWTSKRDTRLGVVAIGYGDGYPRCAPAGTPVWINGREVPLSGRVSMDMITVDLGPDAQDQVGDEVILWGQVLPVEKIAAHTGVSAYELITRLTQRTKLEYLDD